A segment of the Mercurialis annua linkage group LG4, ddMerAnnu1.2, whole genome shotgun sequence genome:
attttttttttgataattggggagggaaGAGCGCTTATGGGATGAATCGAATTTACGACCTAACAATTTGCTGCCTAGCggttataccatttgagctatagctcatgaAATGGTTGATTATAAGTAACGTCAAAacagtatattttgataatatgtaaaGTCGGGTTGACAGTGCATGACACATTATAAACCTTGTCATAAACAACTGACATGAATACACACCTAAGCTTTTGTGTTTGCAAGTCATAATTCATTTTGACAACACCCTGCTCtatcttttcttcttctctcttctacTATCCTTTATGAATCTCAATTCGTTCTTTTGCGTTTCATTTCAGATAATAAAAGAGAAATATTTAGTATTTCCACAACTTAGTGTTATTATTGTATAGTTATGTACAAGGATGCGATATAGCAAGACGGGGTTGTAGCTCATATGGTAGAGCGCTCGCTTCGCATGCGAGAGGCACGGGGTTCGATTCCCCGCAGCTccaattttttacattttttccttttcaaaaaCATATTCCATATCAACGGCCCAAAATAAATCCCAACATTGAAACACAGGAAAGAAAAAAACACTTCCCCCGCCTGTCCTAACAGCCTCTCATTCATAATCTCATCCATTCCTCTTCCAACAATGTCTTAGCACCCATTACCAATCAGAAGCACCTCCACAAACAAAACAATGACACTAAACTTAACTTCTCCTCTACTCTCCCGCCTATCTCACCCGCCTCTTCACACTCCCAAGCTCACCGACAAATCATCCAACCACCACCTCACTCTCTTATCCTTCCTACTTTCATCTCCCACTTCATCAAAACCCTTCCTCTTCCCGCCAAAATCTTCACTCAGCGGCCAAAACTCCGCTCCCGACCTCCTTAATAACCGCCACTCGCTTTCTCAAATCTCCGCTGCTAAAGACGCTACCGAAGCCTTACTATTAATCTCCGAAATCTCCGGGAAAAGTAGCGGCTCCGTTAGTGTCTCCGATTGCTGTGATATTATAACTGCCGCGCTTGATCGTAACAATGCTGACCTGGCATTGTCTATATTCTATTCCATGCGCTCCACCTTCGATCAAGGTTAGGTCTCTGTctgttcattttattttatttttgcagtCGGTTTTTACTTGAGTGAATATACTGACTGTTAGTGTGTAGGTGTTGGTGAGAATGGATGGAAGTGGTCGAGACCGGATGTGAGTGTCTATAATGTGTTGGTTAAAGGTCTTGCTTCGGCTTTGAGGGTTTCTGATGCACTTAAAATTGTTGATTATATTTGTAGAGTTGGAGTTTCTCCTGGTGAAGAGGTAATAATCCTGCTTGATTGTGCTTGTTTGTTTATCTGTTTATTGGATTATTTGATTACTTTTTGTTGTATAGGTTCCTTTTGGGAAGGTTGTTAGATGTCCTACTTGTTTGATAGCTGTTGCTGTTGCTCAGCCTCAGAATGGTTTTCAGGTACTGTACATACATGAATAACTTTAGGTTTGTTATGAATCGAATTACGTCAACTATCTGCTTTAATATGTAGTTAGGCTTCTGCAGATTGCCTCTTGTTCCAAGTGTCGTTACCAGTATGAGCTTGTTTCTGGGGACATAATTAGCATCACCTCTGAGGAAATCAGGTTGGTTTATTATCTCTGTTTGTGTTATTCTTATCACATTACTTATCTGTTTCGAGTGGTTTAACATCATATCAATATAGTTCTTGAAAGAAAACTGTTTTATCTCTTGTGGAGAGAGCCGTTTCTTTTGTAACAATAATCAGGTTGTTGCTGTACTTATATCTTTGTGTATGATGTTGATCCTGGAATACTCACTTTTTCTAAAGGAACTCCTCCTGCCGAACGCAGTAAGGATCTTCCGGCGTGGGAAAGGGGGCTAAGATTTCTGAAACTCATGAAGCGACGCATTCCGGCTGCTGTTCATTCCATTGTGGTAATGTTGAATCTATATTTTATGCTCCTTGTACTTTCTTTTCAGTTTTTTCTTGCTTTGAACATATCATATTTCGATTTGAATCATATTGTTGATTGGCCAACTGTAAAAGCTGGCATGCAACTTAAAATGGACATGGTATAAATGGCGGTATTCTATATGCATCTCATATCATGGTCTTTGGGTTTCCTAAGCTGTCTTGTTCTTAGTTTGAATCGCATGATCGTTCAAAGTTTGCTACTTTTTCACTCTGTGATGGAGATTTTGTGCAGTATTGCATTCTACTAAGCTTTTTTatgcatttcaactttttaggtaCAGACACCATCTGGTATGGCCCGCACTCACAGGTTTGCTACTGAAACAGTTGATGTACCAGCGCAAGAAGGTGAAAGAGTGACTGTTGCTTCAGCAGCTCCATCAAATGTGTACAGAAATGTCGGCCCCTTCAAATTTAGTCCAAAGGCACCCAATACATATCCCGGAGAACCTATGTGCCTGACAAACCATGAAAATGGTCAGGAATCACTGTTATTAAGAGCTCCTGAAAAAGATGGAAATTTATCCTTGCTTAATCCTTCACTCCTTATACCAATTCTCGCTCTTCTGGCTACTGGAGATGCTGCATCAGGAATCATTGATCCCAGCTTGCCTCAGCTCCTTTCAGTTGCCGCTATTGCATCTCTTGGTGCAGGAGCAACAATAAATTTATTGGTTCTTCCCCAGTTGAATCAGGTGAGCTACTATTATTGTTGTCCTCATGTCTTTGAGATTCCAAATTTCGATAGTAGTTATTTATTCATGTTTGTCTTCAGTGCTTTTTCTTCGGATTTGGAAGAGGCCAGTTTTATGGTCATTTGgttatatttttcattaatacGGAGCAACTGTTGATTCTGTTCTTTTTGTTCAGCTTGGGGTTTTAGAGTAGGTAGCTCTTATCAATAATaattgtaatgtttataagtCTCTTCCCAATACATGTGTCTCTGCTTATTATCTATTCTTAAACATAAGATACCACCGTTTCACGGAAGTACTGGAACATTATAGCTTGAATACACTGCTGCACTGTAAAGCTGCCATCTCACTACTAATAAATccaatttgttttattattgaaCAGTTAATATATATGAGTTTTGAAAGTCTGCAATCTATTTTCCTCAGGTCTTTCTAAAAGTTTGTAAAGCATTTTTCTCTTGAGAATCAAAATGAAGactcaatttttataatttcagcTTCCACAGAAATCAGTGGATGTATTTGCTATCAAGCAGCAGCTTTTATCTCAATATGATATGCTTCAATCTCGTATTAAAGACCTAAAAGAATCTGCTGAAAAAGAGGTATCCTATTACATCTCCTGATTATGATATTTCCATAAGCTTCATATATGCCTACTCAAACTCTGTAAACTACAAATTCAAAGAATTAATAGGACATTGCATGTCTGAACAAAACCTCTTCGACTTTAAAATTTCTAtcaagttttgattttaaaatttgaagtttAATAAGTTCACGCAAGTAGTAATGTAATAAATTAAGATGCTGCTAGTGTAGGTTTGGATGTTGGCTCGGATGTGCCAGCTGGAGAACAAAATTTTTGCTGTAGGAGAACCCTCCTATCGGTGAAACTTCTGTAACCTTACTTGTAGCCTTTCTTAGTTTCTTACTTCttaattgaaatgtatttatGAATCAATGTTTTTCTTTGAAGTTCACTAGTCTAATATATGCATATTGTCTCACTTAGATCGCGGAGAACTAGAGTCAAAAGGGTCCGAGAAGGTTTAGAAAAATCTCTCAAGGGACGGATTGAACTCATCGACAGCTATGCAAGAGTATGTCTTTCTCAATATGCCCTTCACTACACCCTCATCCCAATATGATATGCCTTTGCATATTCAGTGTCTTAACACACAGTTGCCGTTGATTTTCAGATATCGTCAATGATAGAGATTGAGGTAGAAATGGACTCTGATGTTCTTGCTGCTGAGGCTGTGGGAAATGTGGTGCGTGATACTTGTTTATCTCATTCCTATTGTTGATACTTTGATGGTTGATGCACATAAGCTATGTAACACGATGAGTCTTATTTGCAGGAAGCCATTGCAGAGCAGATACAACAAATCATGGAGCTAGAAAATCTTGAAGAGGTATGCTCATGAATTTTCTCTTAATTCTTTATCTTTTCACATTTTTCTTAGAGTGCGCTTGATTAGAATCATTATACAAGATTTAGGGAATGTATTTGTCAGAAACAAGTAAAAAGACATCTGATGCTACTAACTTCTCAGATTGTAATTCAGATTAGGAGTTTAATGGCTTATTCACATCGTTTCAAAGTTGAACTCTACTATATTATCGAAGATAGAACTCTCACATAAATTATGccttcttttttcatttacttCTAGCTGTTTAGACCTTTCCTTTTAATGTAGAGATGGAGAATACAAGCTGAAGCAAACGATGAAGCTGAGAGACTTCTTAGTTCTGAACCTATACCGACAGAGAGGGTCTAGACATGTTACTAAACTATTTGAGCTAAAGCTAATTCCAATGCATGTTTTCAATGACAAAACCTCATGTTGGGTCTTCCGGGAATCGAAAAATCACCAGATAATTCAGCTGGAAAGCAGAAGTCAAATTTGTTTACATGAACGTTCATCTCAAGCACTCAAATCTGCAGATGAAGCATGAGCAGAGATTGTGAAATATCCCAGAAAGCTTCAATTTATCTCATGATCTCATTTAAGCGTCTTTTAAAGGTACACATGTTCTCTTTTGTATATAAGGTAACATATACACTTATGTTTCTGAActcaaaatcatgaaatttatcACCTTATTTGTAAGTTTTGTGGTGCATAAGTATTTGTACAATTctgtcaaaaaaaaatagtatgtGTACAAATAGAACCCCTCTCACACTTCCATTATGTCATAATCACCAAGAAATAAGAATGCTTGGACTGCTTAGCTAGGATTAAGAACTAAAAGAACGATCCataatttgttttatagaaAAGGTTGATCGAATCTGCTACTTCGTAAATCTTCTGAGAATCTGCTACtctgttgattttttttctttatttctggTGGAATCAACATTTTCTTTGCATATCATTCCACTTTTGATATTCTATTAGACATCTTATTAGTTGAGTACACTTGTGATGAATTTATGGATGACATGAACCTTGACTTTTTGGTCGGTCAAGTAGCTCAGCTAATAAGGTTGTGCTGTTATATTTGACCCAATATATTAGGTCTAATGATCTTTTTTCCCTTAAATTATGTTATCATGACTTATTGGAGTAGAGAAGGAAAAAAGAGATCATAGTGAGGCCATTAGTCTTTGGCTAACtttgtgtgtaaaaagtgaggagcattttaaaaataattggaaGCCGAATAATTATGATAAAGTGATCAACAAAAGTGTAGCATGTAATCTACTACATGTGATTGAGAGATAAACAAAGATGAATTATTATTCAATTAACATACTTTTCCAATAATGCTCCAATTATgaacttgttttttttatgcAAGGGGTATTGTAAATTATGAACTTGTTAAACCAGCAAATTGCTATTATTGTCTTTAATATATTTGAGAAACTTTATGGctatgaattaaattttataaatactagTGAGAAATTTGACGATTTATCATAATCGGATTACCAAACGAGGTAGACAATCTTGTAGTACTGATCTATCGAAGTCGTCCATCAATACAACGAGGTAGACGATCTTGTAGTACTGATCTATCGAAGTCGTCCATCAATACAACGAGGTAGACGATCTTGTAGTACTGATCTATCGAAGTCGTCCATCAATACAACATCCTTACTCCCTATAATTCAAGTGAGTTTATGTGCCACTAACATCAACAATCACGTTAAATATGAGTTTACTAACTAAAATAGCACACTATTCTAATAGATACCTATAAATATAGGAATTTTTTTATCTACTAGTTCATGAAAGTTGTATCGACTGTAGCaatcaaatgttaaaaaaattaatttttttttcattttgctgACATTTGATTATCGTATGTAATTAGGTTTTAGAGTGTTCATCTATAGGAATTAGATTTCTTTATTAATAAAAGGTTTTGCAGTTTCGTGCACAACATTCTCACATAAAAAGGTGGGACAAAGGATCAGATTTATTTTGATCATAGACACGTATGGATTTATGATGGAACAATTCCAAAACCAAAATATAAAAGTCAGAATATTATCCATGCTTTATAAATGATAAAATTCTCTGTTTTCATTCAATATGCTATTTAATATCCActcataaaatttatatatgtatgtatttaATTCTTATTAATTATGCCCTACTATATACATTTGATATTGCAGGAAGTGCATGACTgatttgcaataaaaaaatgaaatcaaacgGAAAAAAGacctaatatttttaattgatgctAATTGCGCAAAGCTACATGAAATGTACTAAAACAAGCAATCCAACGctacttttaaaacattttaagtttttttccATCACAAAAAGATAgtatcattttattaaaataattgaggTATTACCATTTTCGAATTGCAAAGCTGTCCCATGTATGCATGTAGCAATAATGGAAAAAATACAAGTTTTCTTCTTGCTTTACAATAGCTTTAGAAGTACTACCATTTTTAGCTctatttaatgaaaaatttaatacGCTCTTTTGCTTATTTGTACgactaattaaaaacatttaatgtgcatcaaaaaagaataaaaattaattgcaaaagctgtaaaagtaaattaaatcaATACAAGAAagaaatactccctccgtcccgtttaagaagggacatatctcaattttttttgtcccacataAGAAGGCCAAATCATGAATTTTGTGCCATTTTACAAGGAATTCTCTCTTATACCCctattttctctttctataattaaagttaataCTCTTCACACAAACtacaagacaataattaataggggtaaaataagaaaaaccaagagtaattaatattttcttaatctatgtgtaaaagaggtatgtcccttcttaagtgggacggagggagtaattaataTCTTAAACATACCGAAGTTTTCTTTTTGAGgtcaattataatcaaaattttcaaaattacgTTATTTAATCCGTTTTGGAAATTTATCTGTCAATTATAACCATTTTTACAAATAACCAGAACTTTTCTTTATCAAGTTAGGTCCTTCAATTGGTTGTCATGCTActaaaaatatgattattttcaaaattgagtACAATTGACACATAAACCATTAGAATAGACTAAATgtgatgattttaaattttttagttaaaattaatcTCATAAAGAAGATTTGGTATATAAAGATATCAAGCCAAAAAAAGAATAGGATTAACTCAAAATCATGATGATAGAATGATAAAATCTCAACTACCCAAACATTTCCTTATCCTCCTATTAAAACGGTCAAAATCCATAACGAAACTTATGAACCGTGGACGAATAGAAAGATGCCAGGTGGACAAAATTCTAACTAAAAAATCAGTCACAAAAACAAGGGTAATTcggtaactttctaaaaaaaGAAGCATCTTTTTCACAAACAAACGCAACACCAGAGAATCTGAAAGCCTCTATAACTCTTCACTCTTCTATTAACGATCTGTAACAGACCATCCTATCCTACGTGGCAAttctttcttttaattaattaaattaaaaagttaattcgAGTTTTTCCACTTTCCGTTTCGTTCTTATTTTCCAGCCTATTCCTCGTGATTTCATTCTTATATAAATACTTCGATTTCATTCATTTTCTTGCTCATAACTCACCACCGCGTTCTTAACTCACTATAACTcgctctcttttctctctctcttgCGGCGGTTTAATTACTGTCCTCGTCAACATGACAACCAACGGTACAATTCTCGTCACCGGCGGCGCCGGTTATATCGGCAGTCATACCGTTCTTCAGCTTCTTTTAGGCGGTTACTCCGTCGTCGTCGTTGATAATCTTGATAACTCTTCTGAAATTGCTctaaaacgcgttaaagaactCGCTGCCGAACACAGTAACAGCCTCTCGTTTCATCAGGTTCGTTGTTTGTCACTTTGTCTACcgcttttaattaattaatgttttttaatatttcaattccGTTTTAATTGttcgtttatttaattttattcaattccGGTCGAATTAACTGTAGAAATGAATAGTTTAATGAAACGCGGCTGTTTCTGGCTGGAAACTTTTGTCAGTTAATAATAATGATTGCATAACATTGTTTTTAGAACTGAAATTAAAAATCTGATTATATAATTGTCATTAGTTTTattcacttttaaattttaatttataaatagataGTCCATTTCTGAGGTCTCGGTTTCGACTGGGGCAGTGTTCagtcaattaaaaattaaactattaattattaaagtaattagataaaaaaataattgtatatAATTATGTGAATGGGCCCTTTTTTGTGCTGTGTAATTATGTAACTGATTTTATGATGGTTTTCTGATATTTTAGATTCTGtgttttttcgattttttaatGTGCAGGTTGACCTGAGGGACAAACCAGCTctagaaacaattttctctcaGAATAAGTACGATTAGTTTTTTGATTAATTCTATTTTGTCGATTTGTATTTcttacttttttctttctttctaacACTCTGTCATTGTGTTGTGGctgtattattaattaataatatactgCTGGGAAGCCACATGTAAGGCTATAATGAACTGTAGTGTATATATTCTGGAgtattagtttttaatatttcattGCATTTGCGTTATTCGATGCTCTGAATGTGAagggataatttttttttatttaagaaaaaagaatattttttaggagaaatatattattaagaCGGTTATAACGAATAGAAtacttattttatgtttttatactttttagttATTCTCTGTTTGTTTTAACATTGTAGATTTGATGCCGTCATTCATTTTGCTGGACTCAAAGCTGTCGGTGAGAGCGTGGCGAAGCCATtgctttattttaataataatcttGTTGGTACTATTATATTGCTTGAAGTGATGGCTGCTCATGGATGCAAaaaggtttgtttttgtttacttGTGGATTCTTCTTTTACAAGTTTTAATCTTTGTGAATGTGGAGTTGGTGGACTAAAAAGTTTTCTTCATTTTGGATTGCTATCAGCTTGTGTTTTCATCAT
Coding sequences within it:
- the LOC126676973 gene encoding uncharacterized protein LOC126676973 isoform X2 codes for the protein MTLNLTSPLLSRLSHPPLHTPKLTDKSSNHHLTLLSFLLSSPTSSKPFLFPPKSSLSGQNSAPDLLNNRHSLSQISAAKDATEALLLISEISGKSSGSVSVSDCCDIITAALDRNNADLALSIFYSMRSTFDQGVGENGWKWSRPDVSVYNVLVKGLASALRVSDALKIVDYICRVGVSPGEEVPFGKVVRCPTCLIAVAVAQPQNGFQIASCSKCRYQYELVSGDIISITSEEISKDLPAWERGLRFLKLMKRRIPAAVHSIVVQTPSGMARTHRFATETVDVPAQEGERVTVASAAPSNVYRNVGPFKFSPKAPNTYPGEPMCLTNHENGQESLLLRAPEKDGNLSLLNPSLLIPILALLATGDAASGIIDPSLPQLLSVAAIASLGAGATINLLVLPQLNQKSVDVFAIKQQLLSQYDMLQSRIKDLKESAEKEVWMLARMCQLENKIFAVGEPSYRSRRTRVKRVREGLEKSLKGRIELIDSYARISSMIEIEVEMDSDVLAAEAVGNVEAIAEQIQQIMELENLEERWRIQAEANDEAERLLSSEPIPTERV
- the LOC126676973 gene encoding uncharacterized protein LOC126676973 isoform X4; this encodes MTLNLTSPLLSRLSHPPLHTPKLTDKSSNHHLTLLSFLLSSPTSSKPFLFPPKSSLSGQNSAPDLLNNRHSLSQISAAKDATEALLLISEISGKSSGSVSVSDCCDIITAALDRNNADLALSIFYSMRSTFDQGVGENGWKWSRPDVSVYNVLVKGLASALRVSDALKIVDYICRVGVSPGEEVPFGKVVRCPTCLIAVAVAQPQNGFQIASCSKCRYQYELVSGDIISITSEEISKDLPAWERGLRFLKLMKRRIPAAVHSIVVQTPSGMARTHRFATETVDVPAQEGERVTVASAAPSNVYRNVGPFKFSPKAPNTYPGEPMCLTNHENGQESLLLRAPEKDGNLSLLNPSLLIPILALLATGDAASGIIDPSLPQLLSVAAIASLGAGATINLLVLPQLNQLPQKSVDVFAIKQQLLSQYDMLQSRIKDLKESAEKECRFGCWLGCASWRTKFLL
- the LOC126676973 gene encoding uncharacterized protein LOC126676973 isoform X1; translated protein: MTLNLTSPLLSRLSHPPLHTPKLTDKSSNHHLTLLSFLLSSPTSSKPFLFPPKSSLSGQNSAPDLLNNRHSLSQISAAKDATEALLLISEISGKSSGSVSVSDCCDIITAALDRNNADLALSIFYSMRSTFDQGVGENGWKWSRPDVSVYNVLVKGLASALRVSDALKIVDYICRVGVSPGEEVPFGKVVRCPTCLIAVAVAQPQNGFQIASCSKCRYQYELVSGDIISITSEEISKDLPAWERGLRFLKLMKRRIPAAVHSIVVQTPSGMARTHRFATETVDVPAQEGERVTVASAAPSNVYRNVGPFKFSPKAPNTYPGEPMCLTNHENGQESLLLRAPEKDGNLSLLNPSLLIPILALLATGDAASGIIDPSLPQLLSVAAIASLGAGATINLLVLPQLNQLPQKSVDVFAIKQQLLSQYDMLQSRIKDLKESAEKEVWMLARMCQLENKIFAVGEPSYRSRRTRVKRVREGLEKSLKGRIELIDSYARISSMIEIEVEMDSDVLAAEAVGNVEAIAEQIQQIMELENLEERWRIQAEANDEAERLLSSEPIPTERV
- the LOC126676973 gene encoding uncharacterized protein LOC126676973 isoform X3 → MTLNLTSPLLSRLSHPPLHTPKLTDKSSNHHLTLLSFLLSSPTSSKPFLFPPKSSLSGQNSAPDLLNNRHSLSQISAAKDATEALLLISEISGKSSGSVSVSDCCDIITAALDRNNADLALSIFYSMRSTFDQGVGENGWKWSRPDVSVYNVLVKGLASALRVSDALKIVDYICRVGVSPGEEVPFGKVVRCPTCLIAVAVAQPQNGFQIASCSKCRYQYELVSGDIISITSEEISKDLPAWERGLRFLKLMKRRIPAAVHSIVVQTPSGMARTHRFATETVDVPAQEGERVTVASAAPSNVYRNVGPFKFSPKAPNTYPGEPMCLTNHENGQESLLLRAPEKDGNLSLLNPSLLIPILALLATGDAASGIIDPSLPQLLSVAAIASLGAGATINLLVLPQLNQLPQKSVDVFAIKQQLLSQYDMLQSRIKDLKESAEKEVWMLARMCQLENKIFAVGEPSYR